A window of the Lepisosteus oculatus isolate fLepOcu1 chromosome 14, fLepOcu1.hap2, whole genome shotgun sequence genome harbors these coding sequences:
- the LOC138242703 gene encoding uncharacterized protein, with translation MAENKVQAGFHAVQSVIQLQELVSVVQKAAVLFKVSYFSLCQYPDLETKVHQRGTESRKLCISTAATFLQCANVGTDIMKRVFPAIRQAVRDQQMQSARVSLELSKTLIQKMCSDVQNIVEKYESLNSSVASTCSDVKAVRESEQQEREKKTQEAEALRAHAHALKDRLAHLNEEKARVGRQIQDKLVEKRRRQGGCWAYSDKSNNARLRALEGELRHLYGQDNCLTREIWDNAAELNRMQAVYSQVLVEIGKLGKPKQLQEVQRCLSRVQQILLRLHNFCDTARVAIASLGQKTEAGESFLDYIQDFKEEYLKSLDEAEQSFQVLCACCSSVGEKFSHCEDAYSFLALRPSNLSAEQLQREYDRALQELEQLSLPQDMAIGV, from the exons ATGGCAGAGAACAAAG TCCAGGCCGGTTTCCATGCGGTGCAGTCGGTGATCCAGCTCCAGGAGCTGGTCTCCGTGGTGCAGAAGGCGGCCGTGCTGTTCAAGGTGTCCTACTTCAGCCTCTGCCAGTACCCGGATCTGGAGACCAAAGTCCACCAGCGGGGGACGGAGTCGCGCAAGCTGTGCATCTCCACGGCGGCTACGTTTTTACAG TGTGCCAACGTGGGGACCGACATCATGAAACGGGTGTTCCCAGCAATTCGGCAGGCGGTGAGGGACCAGCAAATGCAGTCGGCCCGGGTCAGCCTGGAGCTGTCCAAGACCCTGATCCAGAAGATGTGCTCCGACGTGCAGAACATCGTGGAAAA GTACGAGAGCCTGAACAGCAGCGTGGCCAGCACCTGCAGCGATGTGAAGGCGGTCCGCGAGAGCGagcagcaggagagggagaagaAGACGCAGGAGGCGGAGGCACTGCGGGCGCATGCCCACGCCCTGAAGGACCGGCTGGCCCACCTGAACGAGGAAAAGGCCCGGGTGGGCCGGCAGATCCAGGACAAGCTGGTGGAGAAGAGGCGGCGCCAGGGTGGCTGCTGGGCCTACAGTGACAAGAGCAACAACGCCCGCCTGAGAGCCCTGGAGGGCGAGCTGCGCCACCTCTACGGGCAGGACAACTGCCTCACCCGGGAGATCTGGGACAACGCGGCTGAGCTCAACCGCATGCAGGCCGTCTACTCCCAGGTGCTGGTGGAAATAG gGAAGCTCGGGAAGCCCAAGCAGCTGCAGGAGGTGCAGCGCTGCCTGTCCCGTGTCCAGCAGATCCTGCTGAGGCTGCACAACTTCTGCGACACGGCCCGGGTGGCCATTGCCAGCCTGGGGCAGAAGACAGAGGCGGGAGAGAGCTTCCTGGATTACATCCAGGACTTCAAGGAGGAGTACCTGAAGAGCCTGGATGAGGCGGAGCAG TCCTTCCAGGTGCTGTGTGCCTGCTGCTCCAGTGTGGGGGAGAAGTTCTCTCACTGCGAAGACGCCTACAGCTTCCTGGCCCTGCGCCCCTCCAATCTGTCTGCGGAGCAGCTGCAGAGGGAGTACGACCGGGCCCTGCAAGAACTGGAGCAGCTGAGCCTCCCCCAGGACATGGCCATCGGAGTCTGA
- the LOC138243385 gene encoding uncharacterized protein yields MSSGVLVGEKFSHCEDAYSFLALRPSNLSAEQLQREYDRALQELDQLSISQDMAIGVPPRASSCSPPPRSCCSRYENLSKGVGDTCSDVVKTKADKEQQKKEKTAEAQALEGQCSKLDASVKQLQGERNQLETDIQDKNKELQGLINSIRERDRKFGIVAAVVPILGAMINTIQKTTNDPKDKAAVESLKVQLEELHSRKDAKVSELWQKEEELIRLQLDYTKVQIDMGRRAGCRIVGPLGCVLCGVLASTTWLDGLFHTPTTLYVKKPLLS; encoded by the exons ATGTCCTCTGGCgttct TGTGGGGGAGAAGTTCTCTCACTGCGAAGACGCCTACAGCTTCCTGGCCCTGCGCCCCTCCAATCTGTCTGCGGAGCAGCTGCAGAGGGAGTACGACCGGGCCCTGCAAGAGCTGGACCAGCTGAGCATCTCCCAGGACATGGCCATCGGAGT GCCACCGAGAGCCAGCAGCTGTTCGCCTCCTCCGAGGTCCTGCTGCTCCAG GTATGAGAATCTGAGCAAAGGCGTGGGCGACACCTGCAGCGACGTGGTCAAGACCAAGGCGGACAAGGAGCAGCAGAAGAAGGAGAAGACGGCGGAGGCCCAGGCCCTGGAGGGACAGTGTAGCAAGCTAGACGCCTCAGTCAAACAGCTACAGGGGGAGAGGAACCAGCTGGAGACGGACATCCAGGACAAGAACAAGGAGCTGCAGGGCCTCATCAACAGCATCAGGGAGCGGGACCGCAAGTTCGGCATCGTGGCGGCCGTGGTGCCCATCCTGGGCGCCATGATCAACACCATCCAGAAGACCACCAATGACCCCAAGGACAAGGCGGCCGTGGAGTCCCTCAAGGtccagctggaggagctgcACAGCCGCAAGGATGCCAAGGTGTCGGAGCTGTGGCAGAAGGAAGAGGAGCTGATCCGGCTGCAGCTGGACTATACCAAGGTCCAGATCGACATGGGTAGGCGGGCAGGTTGCCGGATCGTGGGGCCACTGGGATGTGTTTTATGCGGGGTTTTGGCTTCAACAACGTGGCTGgatggcttgttccacacccctacCACCCTTTATGTGAAGAAGCCACTCCTGTCCTGA